One window of Candidatus Effluviviaceae Genus V sp. genomic DNA carries:
- a CDS encoding choice-of-anchor D domain-containing protein, producing the protein MTVAPAVSIDAPHYLWYHRRCSMGARPQRPAFLYPPLTGGVMRSPTRIVLALLLGIVLLCVQGEGVRAETIRVCTYNILNFPGSTGTAREPDFRTVLSNADPDVLVVQEMLSQSGVNQFLNNILNDGQPGTYAAAPFVNGYDTDNALFYKPDVVSFVSTQQIPTALRDISEYVLRPVDHTSSAAEFRVYSLHLKAGSSSSDQTKRLAEATILRNHLNALPADSHFILGADLNIRSSSESAYQKLVGSEADNDGRSFDPIDTPGSWYSNSAFAAVHTQSPRTTQFGGGANGGMDDRFDQLLVSAVCEDGEGFDIIDGTYTAYGNDGLHFNIAINQGTNYAVGNTIADAIHDAADHLPVFADFQTFSLLFAPDALDLGTAIVGASVSADLSVANLATPPADDLDYSLAAPSGFSTSAGPFSLPAGASDDHPVSMVTGTTGERSGTLEIATDDPDAPLHTVALGGLVVDNATPSLDAVTQLLSDTLDLGLVELESVAAGTVSVWNLDYAPATNAALSVCAGTITGSGRFSFEGGFSPSLVGSSPAEYGIAFDTSGATPGSLYVATLTFEAADDSSVQGAGALADLTVQLSALASDGTGVPGHSTGFSLAAASRNPFSDRTSLLLTLPRPAGVDVAVYSIQGRRVTTLASDTLPGGEHVLTWDGRDGSGTRCASGVYVVRAQADGTSLTTKVLLLR; encoded by the coding sequence ATGACCGTGGCGCCGGCCGTGTCGATTGACGCGCCGCATTACCTGTGGTATCATAGAAGGTGTTCAATGGGTGCCCGGCCGCAGCGGCCGGCGTTTCTGTATCCACCCCTGACTGGAGGCGTCATGCGCTCCCCGACCCGGATCGTGCTGGCTCTCCTGCTCGGGATCGTCTTGCTCTGTGTGCAGGGTGAAGGCGTCCGGGCCGAGACCATCAGGGTCTGCACATACAACATTCTCAACTTCCCCGGCTCGACCGGCACCGCCCGTGAGCCGGACTTCAGGACGGTCCTCTCGAACGCCGACCCGGATGTCCTGGTGGTCCAGGAGATGCTGAGCCAGTCGGGCGTCAACCAGTTCCTGAACAACATCCTGAACGACGGGCAACCGGGCACGTACGCGGCTGCTCCTTTCGTCAACGGATACGACACCGACAACGCCCTCTTCTACAAACCCGACGTCGTCTCGTTCGTCTCAACGCAGCAGATCCCGACCGCGCTCAGGGATATCTCCGAGTATGTCCTCCGGCCGGTCGACCATACGTCGAGCGCGGCCGAGTTTCGCGTCTACTCGCTTCATCTGAAGGCGGGGTCGTCCTCCTCCGACCAGACGAAGCGCCTCGCGGAGGCGACCATCCTGCGAAACCACCTGAACGCACTCCCCGCGGACTCGCACTTCATCCTGGGCGCCGACCTGAACATCCGCTCCAGCAGCGAGAGCGCCTACCAGAAGCTCGTGGGCTCGGAGGCGGACAACGACGGCCGCTCCTTCGATCCGATCGACACGCCCGGCTCGTGGTACTCCAACTCCGCCTTCGCGGCCGTCCACACGCAGTCGCCGCGCACGACGCAGTTCGGTGGCGGGGCCAACGGTGGGATGGACGACCGCTTCGACCAGCTCCTCGTATCGGCGGTCTGCGAGGACGGCGAGGGCTTCGACATCATCGACGGCACGTACACGGCCTACGGCAATGACGGCCTTCACTTCAACATCGCGATCAACCAGGGCACGAACTACGCCGTCGGCAATACCATCGCCGACGCCATCCATGACGCCGCCGACCACCTCCCGGTGTTTGCTGACTTCCAGACCTTCTCGCTTCTCTTCGCCCCGGACGCGCTCGACCTCGGAACGGCCATCGTCGGCGCGTCGGTCTCGGCGGATCTCAGCGTCGCCAACCTCGCCACGCCTCCTGCCGACGACCTCGACTACTCGCTGGCGGCTCCGAGCGGGTTCTCGACTTCGGCGGGTCCTTTCTCGCTGCCCGCCGGCGCGTCGGACGACCACCCGGTCTCGATGGTGACCGGGACGACGGGCGAACGCTCAGGAACACTCGAGATCGCGACCGACGACCCGGACGCGCCGCTCCACACCGTCGCGCTCGGCGGGCTCGTGGTCGACAACGCGACGCCGTCGCTCGATGCGGTCACGCAGCTGCTGTCCGACACGCTCGACCTCGGACTGGTCGAGCTGGAGTCGGTCGCCGCGGGAACGGTGTCCGTGTGGAACCTCGACTACGCGCCCGCCACCAACGCCGCGCTGAGCGTCTGTGCCGGGACGATCACCGGAAGCGGCCGCTTCTCGTTCGAGGGTGGCTTCAGTCCCTCGCTCGTCGGCTCGTCGCCGGCCGAATACGGAATCGCGTTCGACACGTCTGGGGCCACACCCGGAAGCCTGTACGTTGCGACGCTGACCTTCGAAGCGGCCGACGATTCCTCGGTTCAGGGAGCGGGAGCGCTCGCCGACCTGACGGTTCAGCTGAGCGCGCTGGCCTCGGACGGCACGGGCGTGCCCGGGCATTCGACCGGGTTCTCGCTGGCCGCCGCTTCCAGGAACCCCTTCTCCGACCGGACATCGCTGCTCCTGACGCTGCCCCGCCCCGCCGGTGTCGACGTGGCCGTCTACAGCATTCAGGGACGCCGTGTGACCACCCTGGCGAGCGACACGCTCCCGGGAGGCGAGCATGTCCTGACCTGGGACGGCCGCGACGGCTCGGGCACGCGCTGCGCGTCCGGCGTCTATGTCGTTCGCGCTCAGGCGGACGGGACCTCCTTGACGACGAAGGTCCTCTTGCTCCGCTAG